The genomic window CGATATGGTCCCGTTTGTCCTCCTGCTTATCGATTTTATAGTGAATTTGAAGCCAAGCAATTACCCATTCCCCAACAAGATAAATTAGAGACATTAACACCAGAAAAAAAAGAACTTTTAGAAGAAGTTTGGCTATATTTTGGGGAGTATCATGCTTATTATTTAAGCGACATGACACACCTAGAATTTCCTTGGAAAAAAGCCCGTAAAGGGTTATCTAGTTATGAACGTTCAACTAATACTATTGATCTCAAAGATATGAAATTATTAGGAGAAGAAAAGTTATTAGAAATCGAAAAAAACCATCCTCATTATCAACCAACAATTCGTTATCTTTTGAAAGAAGCCTTTAAACCAGAAAAAACACCTCAATATATCAAAAAAGAAGAAATAGATGAGTGGCTTGAGTCCCTTCTCCCTTGAGAAATCAGAACAATTTGAACGCAGTTTTAAAAAGCTAATTAAATCCTATAAATCTACGTCTCAAAGACAAGAGTTTAAAGAATTAATTGCTACATCTTTAAAAGAACTGATGGTTAATCCTTATCCGCTTAAAAGCCGTTCTGAACCCTTACCTAGTGGATTAAAATTACCCAATAATTGGAAATTATATAAATTAGTTATAGTAGCTACTAAAGGAGCATCTGGACAAATCAGAATTATTTACTTAGTCAACGAAATTGAAAGAATTATTAAACTTTTATGGATTTATAATCATCAACAATTTCAAAAACGCCCTCCTGATAAAGATATTAGAGAAGTTATCAAAAATATATTTGAAGGTTAAATAAATAGCTTGATTATATGAAAACTTCTTAGAAATAGAGACTATTTTATTACTTAAGTTATGACACAGTATGTTTTATTTTATGTTAAAATTATAAACAGTTATTATCCTTACATAAATTCCCAAAATGTCACCCAAGTTTTCTTATCCAACCACTTCACAACAAGACGTTACCGATACTTATCATGGTGTCGAAATAAAAGATCCTTATCGTTGGTTAGAAAACCCTGACTCAGAGGAAACCAAAGCATGGATAACCGCACAAAATAAAGTAACTTTTGACTATTTATCCACCATTTCAGCAAGAGAAAAAATAAAACAACGCTTAACTAAACTCTGGGATTATGAAAAATATGGGACTCCCTTCAAAAAAGCTGAAAGATACTTCTATTTTAAGAATAATGGCTTACAAAATCAAAGTGTTTTATATACTCTCAAAAATCTTGAAGATGAACCCACTATCTTATTAGATCCTAACACCTTATCTGAAGATGGAACCATTGCGTTATCTGGTTTATCCGTCTCAGAAAATGGTCAATATTTAACCTATGGTTTATCCACATCCGGATCAGATTGGGTAGAATGGAAAGTAAAAGAAATAGAAACAGGAAATGACTTATCAGATCACCTAAAATGGACAAAGTTCACAGGAACATCTTGGACAAAAGATAATCAAGGTTTCTTCTATAGTCGTTATAATGAACCTAACGAAAAAACAAAACTAGAAGACACAAACTACTATCAAAAACTCTATTATCATAAGTTAGGAACCTCCCAAGATAATGATGTATTAATTTATGATCGTCCTGACGAAAAAGAATGGGGGTTTAGTGGAGGAGTTACCGAAGATGGACAATATTTAATCATCAGTGTTTGGAAAGGAACCGATTCTAAAAACCTCGTTTTTTATAAAGATTTAAGTCAAAAAAATGCCCAAGTTGTCGAACTTATAAACGAATTTGAAGCAGATTATAGCTTTATTGATAATGAAGATTCAATCTTCTATTTTCGCACTGATTTAAACGCCCCCAAAGGGAAAGTGATTGGTGTTAATATCAATAACTCAGATAAAGAAAATTGGACAGAAATTATCCCAGAAACAGAGGAAACTTTAGAAGGAGTTGGTATTTTGAATAATCAATTTGTTTGTGATTATCTTCAAGATGCAAAATCTGCTATTAAAATTTATGATTTACAAGGTAATTTTATCCGAGATGTCAGTTTACCTGGAATTGGTTCAGCCGGTGGCTTTAACGGCAAAAAAGAGGATACTGAAACCTTTTATGCTTTTACCAGTTTTACAACACCTACAACCATCTACCGCTACGATATGGTAACAGGAGAAAGTACCATCTTTCGTCAACCAACCGTAGACTTTAATCCTGATGACTACGAAATAAAACAAGTATTTTATGAGAGTCAAGACGGAACTAAAATTCCTATGTTTATCACTCATAAAAAAGAATTACAACTGGATGGGAATAACCCCACCTATCTCTATGGTTATGGGGGTTTTAATGTTTCTTTAACCCCTAGTTTTTCTATTAGTAACTTAGTTTGGATGGAAATGGGAGGCGTTTATGCCGTTCCTAACCTCAGAGGTGGCGGAGAATACGGAGAAGAATGGCATCAAGCAGGAATGAAAGATAAGAAGCAAAATGTCTTTGATGACTTCATTGCTGCTGCTGAATGGTTAATCAAAAATAACTATACTTCCTCGCAAAAATTAGCCATTGGAGGCGGTAGTAACGGTGGTTTATTAGTAGGGGCTTGTATGACACAAAAACCCAATTTATTTGCTGCTGCATTACCCGCAGTTGGAGTATTAGATATGCTACGTTTTCATCAATTTACAATCGGTTGGGCTTGGTGTCCAGAGTATGGAAGTTCCGAAAATGAAGAAGACTTTAAGACACTTTTAGCCTATTCTCCTTTACATAATTTAACCTCAAATACCCCTTATCCTGCTACTATGATTACTACAGCCGATCATGATGATCGTGTAGTTCCAGCCCATAGCTTTAAGTTTGCAGCAGCCTTACAAAAGGCTCATAATGGAGAAAAACCTGTCTTAATTCGTATTGAAACAAAAGCCGGTCACGGGGCAGGAAAACCCACTACTAAAGTAATAGAAGAAATTGCTGATAAGTGGGCTTTTTTAGTTGATAATTTAGACATAAATATGATATAGTTAAAGTTAGAATACTGGAATTTTTCCTATGAGCGACTCCTCAGAAAAACCTAACCCTAAAAAACCCACCCCTGCAAACTGTTTGATGGGTGCAATGATTTCAGGGGCGTTAGGTTATGCACTCTACACCTTAACCGCTTCAATTATTCAAACTTTTGCCACCAAACCGTTAACCTCTTCTAATACTTTAGTGTTAAGAATTGGTTCTTTAGTGAGAACTTTAGTTACGGGTGTAGCTTCTTTAGCTACATTTGTTTTCTTTTTCGTTGCATTTGGCTTAATTTTATTAGCTATTCAATTGTTATTCCAGAAAGAAAAAACAACGGAAAGCTAAATAAATTTTAAGGGTTACGCCAATTATTATTAGCTTGTTCTAATACATATTGAGATACCATTTTAATTTCATCTTGTGTCAGTCTTTCTTCGTAAGCTGACATATTATTTTTACCATAAGTTACGATATTAATAACAGCATCTAAAGTATCAACTTTATTTCTTTTCAACGCCTTCATTTTTAAATTCTTCCCTCGTCTAATAATATTGTTACCATTAGGATGACATCCAGCGCAATGAACAGTAAAAATTTTAGCCCCGTCTGTCGCTTCTTCTGCTAATGTTGAAGTTGGAGAAATTACCAGAAACAATAGTAAAATTACTGTAAAAAAAATCGAGTAAATTTTTAATTGCATTGACTTTTAATATTAATAGCTAAATCTTTTTAAAAACCTATCTTTATTATTATACCAAATCTATTGAACAGATTGATAGATTTAATGATGATCTTACCTAAAATACAAAATATAGGAATAAATTTGCTCATTGAGATAAGATAGGGAATAATTGAACAATAGATAATTAACTTTACCTCATCCTATGGATACAAAAGCTTTTAAACGTTCTCTACAACAGTCTAACAACTATCATCGTAAAGGTTTTGGCCATGAAACCGAAGTCATGGGAACCATGAATACAGAGTACCAAAGTTCTCTTATTCAAAAAATTCGTGAAAATAATTATCAATGGCAAGAAGGAGATGTTACCATCAAATTAGCTGAAGCCTTTGGTTTTTGTTGGGGAGTAGAAAGGGCAGTTGCTATGGCTTACGAAACCCGTCAACATTTTCCTCAAGAAAAGATTTGGATAACTAATGAAATTATTCATAACCCCTCAGTTAATCAGCGTTTATTAGAGATGAATGTTGGTTTTATTGAAGTGATTAATGGAAGTAAAGATTTTTCTGTAGTAGAAGCAGGAGATGTCGTTATCTTACCTGCTTTTGGTGCAAGTGTAACGGAAATGCAACTATTAAATGATAAAGGTTGCACTATTGTTGATACAACTTGTCCCTGGGTTTCTAAAGTTTGGAACTCTGTCGAAAAGCATAAGAAAAAAGATTACACTTCTATTATTCATGGTAAATATAAACATGAAGAAACCGTCGCTACCAGTTCTTTTGCAGGGACTTATTTAGTGGTTTTAAACCTTAAAGAAGCGCAATATGTCTGTGATTATATCCTCAATGGTGGTAATAAAGATGAATTTTTAGAGAAGTTTAAAAATGCTCATTCAGAAGGGTTTGACCCCGATAAAGATTTAATTCGTTTGGGTATTGCTAATCAAACGACTATGTTAAAAAGTGAAACCGAACAAATTGGAAAACTCTTTGAAACCACCATGCTTAAAAAGTACGGACCCACTGAATTAAATGAGCATTTTATGAGTTTTAATACCATCTGTGATGCGACTCAAGAACGTCAAGATGCCATGTTAAACCTAGTAGAAGAAGAGGTTGACGTAATGGTCGTCATTGGTGGGTTTAATTCCTCTAATACGACTCATTTACAAGAAATTTCTATTGAAAAAGGAATTGATTCCTATCACATTGATAGCGACAAACGGATCTTACCAGGAAATAAAATCGAACATAAACCCTTAGAAAAAGATATAGAAACTAAGGAAAATTGGCTACCTGACGGTAAAATTATTGTTGGCGTTACCTCTGGTGCATCCACCCCTGATAAGGTAGTAGAAGCAGTTATCGAACGTATTTTTGAAGAAAAAAATGCTGGTGTTTTAGTGTAAGTTAACTGGTAGGGTAGGCAATTTTAAAACTATTATATAATTGCCTACCTTAGTTTATTCTGTAAAAAATTCTGAAAAAGTAGAGGTTAATATGGCAGTACAAATAGAGAAAAGATACTATACACCTGAAGAATATTTGAAGTTAGAAGAAATAGCAACAGACAAACATGAATACCGAGATGGAGAGATTATTCCCATGACTGGTGCCACCACTAATCATAATCTCATCGCTGGTAATTTTTATAAACAATTTCCCACTACAATAAATAATGAAAATTACTGGATTTTTATGAGTGATGTTCGTTTATGGATGTCAATATATCCCATCTATACTTATCCAGATGTAATGATCATTAAAAATCAACCTATCTATGAAGGTAAGGGAACAAATACAGTAACCAATGCTTCAATCATTATTGAAGTGTTATCTAAATCTACGAGAGATTATGATCGAACTGATAAGTTCAAGTTTTATCGTTCTTTACCAACATTTCAAGAATATTTACTCGTAGAACAATCAGCTTATTATATTGAGCAATTTTATAAACAAACCAACGGAGAATGGATTTTTAAAACTTACGAATCCGATACTGATATTCTAAATTTTTATTCAGTTGATTTCTCAATTTCATTAACTGATATTTATCAAAGAGTTGATTTTAATTTAAAAGAAGAATAAAAGACTGTTTATAAAGTGAATTGTTTCAACAAAAATGGTGGGTTACGACGGATTCTATATTCCTGTGATAACCTAAATTATAGCCGTCTAACCCACCCTACTGTAATGACCTAAATTAACTGAAATCATCCACTACTTAATGTTATTTTTAGGGACAGTCTCTTAAAGTGTAGGAAATTGAGTAATATCGGCTGCAGCAGAAAGCGTAATTTTATCAGCATCTATATTAAGATGATTAATGCGTAAAGCAAGACCTTGTTTTTCAAAATGACTTAAATTAAGCATTTTTTTTGCTACTTCTAAAAAAGCTTCGGTTAAATCCTCTGATACTTCTTTTCCGACTGCGTAGTCAATATCCTTTAACATAATACTTCTACCCCCTTTAGCAATTTTCGGGGTGGTAGTAAAAGCAACTTCTTTTGTTTCTCCTGACGGTTGTAACTGGATCAGGGTTTCTACTGCTACGGTTCCGTTTTCATACAGTTTACATCTTTTTTCAGGAACAGTTACTTTTGTTTCTCCTCTGGATAAATAGGTATCTAACACATTAATCTTGTTTCTGAGATCACGGGAGTTAAAAGCGCGGTTGAGATCGGTTTGGGTTAAGGTTAAATGTGCAGTTCCTACGGTGGGTTGGGTTAGTTCAATATTACCAGTTAAAGCTTTGAGGGGATCGATCGCAATTTCTTTCATAGCGATTTCTAAACTTTCTACTCTTAAGTCTGTTTCAATGACCAATCCTTTTCCTTCGATTAAAAGAGATTCAACCTCACCATTGACGATTTTTTCTGGAGATGTTTTAATTGTGACATCTAAATGATCACAATCTTTGAGTTGAGAAGATAACGCTAATTTAGCAATGGTGTTTAATGTCTGTTCTCCGAGGCTTTCTGTTCCTAACATATTTATATTACTTTTGCTTAACCCATAATTGTTAATCCTTTCTAGAGTACCTTAAAAAAGGATTAATTTTCCCTCTATCAGAGGAGAGAATTATTAAAATATAGAAATCTAAGCTATTACTTGGAATAATAGCTTAGATAAGGTAAGTAAATTCCTTTGAAAGTCAGAAATGACCAATATTTTCTAAGGCTGTTCTCTCAATGCACACTTATGTATGAACATAGTGAGAAAGCATGAAAAAATAGTTGATATAACTGAGAAGGAAATGATAACTTCTTTTAAGGCTGAAATTGATCAAAAGTAGGTGAGGATGGGTTTTCATGGTGGTTATATCTTTCGTCCAGAATGGTATTTATAATTAACAGCATGGATTCAGTTAAAGCGGGTATAGTCAGCACAAACTAGACAAATATAGACTTGCCTAAACTTATGGAGAGGGGTTATATTTAATAACTTCTCGAAAAGACTATTATTTCGCCGTTACGTCAGAAACTAACTTTCTCAGAAGATGAAAATTAGCTTTTTATTTAAAGTAACTAAATTATTTATCTGTTAGTTTTATTATAAAGGTTAAACTTAGATTCCGCAAGGGTTTATCTAATAATTCATAATAATCAAAAACAATTGAAAATCGCTGTTAGAACATATTTATTATTCAAAAACTAGCAACGCACCTATAGGCGATCGCCCGTCGGTTAGTCAGTTGAATAATATTTTTTTTGTCAAGAGCAGTTAATAAAAGTTCAATATAATAGTCTTGGGTTAATTTGTTTTTTCTGTGGCCATGATTTTAATTTTAAATTTCTCCCTATTTAATAAATCTGGAAAAAATTAATCACCCCTAATCATAATTTTAGGGACTTTGTAATAATAGAGGTAATTTATCCTCTCCCCCTCCAACAATAATCACTTTAGAATTTTCAGACTCAGCTAATTTTTGTGTTGCTTCTATTGCTTTTAGCTTAATTAATTGTTCAGTTAACCCTTGAGATAACAATTTTTGCGAGTCAGCAACCCCTTGCGCTTCAATTTTTTTACGAGTGGCTTCCTGTTGAGCTTTTTCTAATTCAAAAGCGATTTCTTGTCGTTCTTTTTCATTAATAAATTGTTGTTTTTGACTCGCTTGTTGAGCTTCTAATTTTTCTTCTATCGCTTTTTGAATCGTATCAGGTAAAATCACATTTCTCAGTAGGCTTTCATCCACAATAAATCCCAAAGGTTCTAAACTTTTATTGAGTTCATTTCTTAATTTTTCAGCCACCATCGCCCTTTTTTCTCCATAAATATCCCGTGCATCATAACTTGCCGTAATTTGACGAATAATTGAGCGAAAGCGAGGAATTAATATATCGTCTTCTTGTGTGCCAATGGTTTTATAAACCGTAGAAACTTGTTGAGGATTAATCTTATATTGAAGACTTACATCTAATGTTAAATTTAAACCTTCTTTTGAAGTTGCATCAACCGTTTCTTTTATATCTTGTAAACGAGTGGAAAATTTTGTGACTTTTGCCAAAGGACTAATCCAATGGATACCAGAATTTAACGGTTTATCCTGAACATTTCCAAAAATCTCTACCACTCCCACTTCTCCTGCTGGAAGAATCACTAAAAAGCGAAATAGCATATTATAAACAGAAGATAAGACAGCCAAAAATCCGATTAATAAAGCAATTGTTTTTACTTTTTTTTGATGAACTTCTCCCCCCAAACTGGGATTTTGAAAGGCAATTAAAAAAGCAACTAAAGCCGTAATTAGAGAAAAAATAACAGACATTTTAAGCTAAGTCATCAATTTCTATCATTGTCCCCAACTTAAGCTCATAAAAACCTTAAAATATGATTAAATATGTTCAACCCCGCTCCCTTCTCCCTTCTCCCCTCTCCCTGCTTCGAGACTTGATACTATACTATCTAAAGCGGATCTCGTATGAGACTTCTTTTTGGTTGTCAGTTTTCCATAGATTCTCTTCCGTCGAACTCAGGTTTACAGTCTCAACTAAGGTTTTGCGCTTAAACGAGTTGTATTGGGGGAGGATGGGTTTGCAGCCATGATTTTAATGATGAGTCATTAAGCGGATTTCATATCACTAGGAAATTAATTGTGTGTACTCTTTCTTACGTCTTGCCAAAGACTAATATATTGTTCTTCAACTTGCTTCGATAAGGGTTGTAAAAATTCACATTGCTCGAAAATAGCGGGATCAATAAATAATAAAGGATTATTAATGACTTCGGAAGAAAGTTCTTTTTTATCTATCCTATCAATCATAGGGGAAGCAGCATCAGCAAATAAAGAAATAAGTTTTGCTGCTTGAGGTTGCCAACAAAAATTAAGCCATTGTTTAGCCGTTTCTGATAACTTATTTTGGCTTTCTTTTGCTTTGGGTTTCACCCAAACATCTGACCATATCGACGTACCCGAAGTGGGAACCACTGCTTTAATATTACGGTTTTTAGTAACGAGAGGAATAATTTCATTTGACCATCCCACACTAACCCAAACATCCCCCACGACTAGGGGTTGTAAATAGTGATCAGAACTGTAATATTTGACTTGTTGATTTAAAGCTAACAGTTCTGTTTTTAACTGAGGAACTTGATCTAACTTTTCCGTATTGTAGGACTGTCCTAACTTTTTTAACGTTAACCCCATCACTTCTCTATATTGGTCTACTACAGAAATGCGATCGCTTAATCGTTGATCCCATAAATCGGACCAGTCTTGGGGTTGCCAGTCTAGTTTATCAGAGCGATAAGCTATCAAGGTAGTTCCCCAACGATAAGGCGCACCCCAGATTAACCCATTGTCTTGTAACTGTCCTTGTTGATCCCGTTTGACTAATGTTTGCCAACGAGAAGGTAACTGATTCCAATTTTCAATCTGGGTTAAATTCAGGGGTTCAATTAACTCTTTTTTAATGGCATCAGCTAACCAAACATCCCCTAAAGTAACAAAATCACTCAGAGAAGGAGGGGGAGGGTTAATAACAGGAATTTTCGGTATCTCTTGCCACACACCTGTCTCATTCTTATCTTTACCTTGCCAAGTTTCGAGGAGAGAAAATAACTCTTTTAATTGTCCTTGAGGTTTAAAATCAAGAGAGGGTTTTGAAGAGAGGTTTTGACGAAACGCCTTGAGTAATTGAGGCGGAATCGAGCCTTGCAACAATAAAACCCGTAAATCAACGTTAGAACTAGCACAGCTAGATAACAGATTCCCTAATGCTAAAATTCCTGCGGTAGTGAGAAAAGAACGACGGGTAAGCATAAACTTTACTGTATCGAGGGTTACGGTTAAACTTATCGATTAATTAAGAGTAGTGAAGTAATCGTTAAATGAATCAGGAATCTGTAACTATCTTTCTCAGGTAATTCTAGGATTAACAGTAGCACAGTTTTTAGTGATGGGCATTCTTATGGATGGGTTACAACAACAAATTAATGAACTTAATCAAAAAGTTACGCAACTCCATCATATTGTAGAAAAGCTTAGCCTACAGATGGGGACATCTCACCTTCACAGTGAGGCCATG from Crocosphaera subtropica ATCC 51142 includes these protein-coding regions:
- a CDS encoding DUF3082 domain-containing protein; translated protein: MSDSSEKPNPKKPTPANCLMGAMISGALGYALYTLTASIIQTFATKPLTSSNTLVLRIGSLVRTLVTGVASLATFVFFFVAFGLILLAIQLLFQKEKTTES
- a CDS encoding 4-hydroxy-3-methylbut-2-enyl diphosphate reductase, with product MDTKAFKRSLQQSNNYHRKGFGHETEVMGTMNTEYQSSLIQKIRENNYQWQEGDVTIKLAEAFGFCWGVERAVAMAYETRQHFPQEKIWITNEIIHNPSVNQRLLEMNVGFIEVINGSKDFSVVEAGDVVILPAFGASVTEMQLLNDKGCTIVDTTCPWVSKVWNSVEKHKKKDYTSIIHGKYKHEETVATSSFAGTYLVVLNLKEAQYVCDYILNGGNKDEFLEKFKNAHSEGFDPDKDLIRLGIANQTTMLKSETEQIGKLFETTMLKKYGPTELNEHFMSFNTICDATQERQDAMLNLVEEEVDVMVVIGGFNSSNTTHLQEISIEKGIDSYHIDSDKRILPGNKIEHKPLEKDIETKENWLPDGKIIVGVTSGASTPDKVVEAVIERIFEEKNAGVLV
- a CDS encoding type II toxin-antitoxin system RelE/ParE family toxin, whose translation is MSGLSPFSLEKSEQFERSFKKLIKSYKSTSQRQEFKELIATSLKELMVNPYPLKSRSEPLPSGLKLPNNWKLYKLVIVATKGASGQIRIIYLVNEIERIIKLLWIYNHQQFQKRPPDKDIREVIKNIFEG
- a CDS encoding c-type cytochrome; translation: MQLKIYSIFFTVILLLFLVISPTSTLAEEATDGAKIFTVHCAGCHPNGNNIIRRGKNLKMKALKRNKVDTLDAVINIVTYGKNNMSAYEERLTQDEIKMVSQYVLEQANNNWRNP
- a CDS encoding extracellular solute-binding protein, which encodes MLTRRSFLTTAGILALGNLLSSCASSNVDLRVLLLQGSIPPQLLKAFRQNLSSKPSLDFKPQGQLKELFSLLETWQGKDKNETGVWQEIPKIPVINPPPPSLSDFVTLGDVWLADAIKKELIEPLNLTQIENWNQLPSRWQTLVKRDQQGQLQDNGLIWGAPYRWGTTLIAYRSDKLDWQPQDWSDLWDQRLSDRISVVDQYREVMGLTLKKLGQSYNTEKLDQVPQLKTELLALNQQVKYYSSDHYLQPLVVGDVWVSVGWSNEIIPLVTKNRNIKAVVPTSGTSIWSDVWVKPKAKESQNKLSETAKQWLNFCWQPQAAKLISLFADAASPMIDRIDKKELSSEVINNPLLFIDPAIFEQCEFLQPLSKQVEEQYISLWQDVRKSTHN
- a CDS encoding prolyl oligopeptidase family serine peptidase, which produces MSPKFSYPTTSQQDVTDTYHGVEIKDPYRWLENPDSEETKAWITAQNKVTFDYLSTISAREKIKQRLTKLWDYEKYGTPFKKAERYFYFKNNGLQNQSVLYTLKNLEDEPTILLDPNTLSEDGTIALSGLSVSENGQYLTYGLSTSGSDWVEWKVKEIETGNDLSDHLKWTKFTGTSWTKDNQGFFYSRYNEPNEKTKLEDTNYYQKLYYHKLGTSQDNDVLIYDRPDEKEWGFSGGVTEDGQYLIISVWKGTDSKNLVFYKDLSQKNAQVVELINEFEADYSFIDNEDSIFYFRTDLNAPKGKVIGVNINNSDKENWTEIIPETEETLEGVGILNNQFVCDYLQDAKSAIKIYDLQGNFIRDVSLPGIGSAGGFNGKKEDTETFYAFTSFTTPTTIYRYDMVTGESTIFRQPTVDFNPDDYEIKQVFYESQDGTKIPMFITHKKELQLDGNNPTYLYGYGGFNVSLTPSFSISNLVWMEMGGVYAVPNLRGGGEYGEEWHQAGMKDKKQNVFDDFIAAAEWLIKNNYTSSQKLAIGGGSNGGLLVGACMTQKPNLFAAALPAVGVLDMLRFHQFTIGWAWCPEYGSSENEEDFKTLLAYSPLHNLTSNTPYPATMITTADHDDRVVPAHSFKFAAALQKAHNGEKPVLIRIETKAGHGAGKPTTKVIEEIADKWAFLVDNLDINMI
- a CDS encoding Uma2 family endonuclease yields the protein MAVQIEKRYYTPEEYLKLEEIATDKHEYRDGEIIPMTGATTNHNLIAGNFYKQFPTTINNENYWIFMSDVRLWMSIYPIYTYPDVMIIKNQPIYEGKGTNTVTNASIIIEVLSKSTRDYDRTDKFKFYRSLPTFQEYLLVEQSAYYIEQFYKQTNGEWIFKTYESDTDILNFYSVDFSISLTDIYQRVDFNLKEE
- a CDS encoding Panacea domain-containing protein; the encoded protein is MVDPLEIAKYFIIRAYEDGREYQMTNMKVQKLLYYSQCLHLALYDEPLFSQEIQAWRYGPVCPPAYRFYSEFEAKQLPIPQQDKLETLTPEKKELLEEVWLYFGEYHAYYLSDMTHLEFPWKKARKGLSSYERSTNTIDLKDMKLLGEEKLLEIEKNHPHYQPTIRYLLKEAFKPEKTPQYIKKEEIDEWLESLLP
- a CDS encoding prohibitin family protein: MSVIFSLITALVAFLIAFQNPSLGGEVHQKKVKTIALLIGFLAVLSSVYNMLFRFLVILPAGEVGVVEIFGNVQDKPLNSGIHWISPLAKVTKFSTRLQDIKETVDATSKEGLNLTLDVSLQYKINPQQVSTVYKTIGTQEDDILIPRFRSIIRQITASYDARDIYGEKRAMVAEKLRNELNKSLEPLGFIVDESLLRNVILPDTIQKAIEEKLEAQQASQKQQFINEKERQEIAFELEKAQQEATRKKIEAQGVADSQKLLSQGLTEQLIKLKAIEATQKLAESENSKVIIVGGGEDKLPLLLQSP
- a CDS encoding DUF2993 domain-containing protein, translating into MLGTESLGEQTLNTIAKLALSSQLKDCDHLDVTIKTSPEKIVNGEVESLLIEGKGLVIETDLRVESLEIAMKEIAIDPLKALTGNIELTQPTVGTAHLTLTQTDLNRAFNSRDLRNKINVLDTYLSRGETKVTVPEKRCKLYENGTVAVETLIQLQPSGETKEVAFTTTPKIAKGGRSIMLKDIDYAVGKEVSEDLTEAFLEVAKKMLNLSHFEKQGLALRINHLNIDADKITLSAAADITQFPTL